From the Streptomyces nigrescens genome, one window contains:
- a CDS encoding OsmC family protein has protein sequence MTETHTYDVAIEWTGNLGTGTDTYRSFSRDHEILATGTGKTPIAASSDPAFRGDASRWNPEELLVASVAQCHMLWYLHLCAAGGVTVVDYEDRAHGVMTMDAHGGGGQITEVVLRPEVTVAEPSMVDTARALHGDVHAVCFIARSVNFPIRHEPVIRVQ, from the coding sequence ATGACTGAGACGCACACCTACGACGTAGCGATCGAATGGACCGGCAACCTCGGCACGGGCACGGATACCTACCGCTCCTTCAGCCGCGACCATGAAATCCTCGCAACGGGAACCGGAAAGACTCCGATCGCCGCTTCCTCCGATCCGGCCTTCCGCGGCGACGCCTCCCGCTGGAATCCCGAGGAACTGCTCGTGGCCTCGGTCGCGCAGTGCCACATGCTCTGGTACCTCCACCTCTGCGCCGCCGGCGGAGTGACCGTCGTCGACTACGAGGACCGCGCCCACGGGGTCATGACCATGGACGCGCACGGCGGCGGAGGACAGATCACCGAGGTCGTACTGCGCCCCGAGGTGACCGTCGCCGAGCCGTCGATGGTGGACACGGCTCGCGCCCTGCACGGCGACGTGCACGCGGTGTGCTTCATCGCCCGCTCGGTGAACTTCCCCATCCGGCACGAGCCGGTCATCCGGGTCCAGTAG
- a CDS encoding YciI family protein: MEFFCYHRDRSDSLALRDELLEEHWSYMDGYAAEMIARGPTLTGDGEVPTGSVHIVDLPDAAAARAFAFDEPGYQAGVYREVMLRRWRNLLGRTMWDFPGGPDEGNRYLVLGLGAGQPVDLVVPPIPAQDELIAYGPLLSDDGAAWLGTAALVRAPDADTARAVLTPDRYADIDVHRWQFGGRS, from the coding sequence ATGGAATTCTTCTGTTACCACCGCGACCGGTCCGACTCCCTGGCGCTCCGTGACGAGCTGCTGGAAGAGCACTGGTCCTACATGGACGGGTACGCGGCGGAGATGATCGCCCGCGGCCCGACCCTCACCGGCGACGGTGAGGTGCCCACCGGCAGTGTGCACATCGTCGACCTTCCGGATGCCGCCGCCGCCCGCGCGTTCGCCTTCGACGAGCCCGGCTATCAGGCGGGTGTGTACCGGGAGGTGATGCTGCGTCGGTGGCGCAACCTGCTGGGGCGCACCATGTGGGATTTCCCCGGCGGCCCGGACGAGGGGAACCGGTATCTGGTGCTCGGCCTGGGTGCCGGGCAGCCCGTTGACCTCGTCGTACCGCCCATACCCGCCCAGGACGAGTTGATCGCGTACGGGCCGCTGCTGTCCGACGACGGGGCCGCCTGGCTGGGTACGGCGGCGCTGGTGCGGGCGCCGGACGCGGACACGGCACGCGCCGTCCTCACCCCGGACCGGTACGCCGACATCGACGTGCACCGCTGGCAGTTCGGCGGACGGTCGTAG
- a CDS encoding serine hydrolase domain-containing protein produces MSRYLKQEAAKAGSPLRGAGVDVPAFDSARWQTRLDELLAAHHVPGAALAVVSNGAVHELASGVLHTGTRVAVTPDSVFQIGSISKGYTATLVVLLAHAGKLDLDAPVTDVLPDFAVADAEATKTVTPRQLLNHTSGIEGDFVSDTGRGDDCLARYAEGVRDVGLTNPPGATMSYSSTAYNILGRIVEVVTGQTWDEALKEMLCVPLGLAHTMTLPEEVLRFRAAMGHMGEPGEDPVPTPLWNMLPRSAGPYGGICATAGDVARFARLFVDGGRTPDGSQVLAAEAVEAMLRREVEMPDQWYLGAHWGLGWGLFEWDGVRGFGHDGSTFGQLAYLRALPEAGIAVALLTNGGAAAPKVFETLCRELTAELAGVGMPEFGPATEEPAMDPALFVGSYRREGFLMTVTDRPAGEGVLRMKYEGADGLKDTFEPLFWNLVPVSDTPSKTVFAGRRNDKDGWIPVVFYALADGSRYVHFGVRATAKSG; encoded by the coding sequence ATGTCCAGGTACCTGAAGCAGGAAGCGGCCAAGGCCGGAAGTCCGCTGCGCGGTGCGGGAGTTGACGTCCCGGCGTTCGACTCCGCCCGCTGGCAGACGCGGCTCGACGAGCTCCTGGCGGCGCATCATGTGCCGGGCGCCGCCCTGGCCGTGGTCTCCAACGGCGCGGTTCACGAACTCGCGAGCGGTGTGCTGCACACCGGGACGAGGGTGGCGGTGACACCGGACTCGGTGTTCCAGATCGGCTCGATCAGCAAGGGCTACACCGCCACCCTCGTGGTGCTGCTCGCCCACGCCGGAAAGCTGGACCTGGACGCGCCGGTCACGGACGTCCTGCCGGACTTCGCCGTCGCCGACGCGGAGGCCACGAAGACCGTCACGCCCCGGCAGTTGCTCAACCACACCAGCGGTATCGAGGGCGACTTCGTGAGTGACACCGGTCGCGGCGACGACTGCCTGGCGCGCTATGCGGAGGGCGTCAGGGACGTGGGCCTGACCAACCCGCCCGGCGCGACGATGTCGTACTCCAGCACCGCGTACAACATCCTCGGCCGGATCGTCGAGGTGGTGACGGGGCAAACCTGGGACGAGGCGCTCAAGGAGATGCTCTGTGTCCCGCTCGGCCTCGCGCACACGATGACGCTGCCCGAGGAGGTGCTGCGGTTCCGTGCGGCGATGGGACACATGGGCGAGCCGGGCGAGGACCCGGTCCCCACCCCGTTGTGGAACATGCTGCCCCGCTCGGCGGGTCCGTACGGCGGGATCTGTGCCACGGCGGGCGACGTCGCGCGGTTCGCCCGGCTCTTCGTCGACGGCGGCAGGACGCCGGACGGGAGCCAGGTGCTCGCGGCCGAGGCCGTCGAGGCGATGCTCCGGCGCGAGGTCGAGATGCCCGACCAGTGGTACCTCGGCGCCCATTGGGGCCTGGGCTGGGGCCTGTTCGAGTGGGACGGGGTGCGCGGATTTGGCCATGACGGCAGCACCTTCGGACAGCTGGCCTATCTGCGCGCCCTCCCGGAGGCAGGGATCGCCGTCGCCCTGCTGACCAACGGCGGGGCCGCCGCGCCGAAGGTCTTCGAGACGCTCTGCCGTGAACTGACCGCCGAGCTCGCCGGGGTGGGCATGCCGGAGTTCGGGCCGGCAACGGAGGAACCAGCCATGGACCCGGCGCTGTTCGTCGGCAGCTACCGCCGCGAGGGCTTCCTGATGACCGTCACCGACCGGCCCGCCGGGGAGGGGGTGCTGCGGATGAAGTACGAGGGCGCCGACGGCCTGAAGGACACCTTCGAGCCGCTCTTCTGGAACCTCGTCCCGGTCTCGGACACCCCGTCGAAGACAGTGTTCGCCGGGCGCCGCAACGACAAGGACGGCTGGATACCGGTGGTGTTCTACGCCCTGGCGGACGGCTCCCGGTATGTGCACTTCGGGGTACGGGCCACGGCCAAGTCCGGCTGA
- a CDS encoding response regulator has translation MTTTPDTSSSILIVDDMEENLVALEAVLGSLTQKVVRARSGEEALKAMLREEFAVVLIDVLMPGMNGFETAANIKGLDQTKDVPIILLTGASVDPNYAYRGYTVGAADFLIKPFDPWLLRTKVNVFLDLHRKNRQLAAQAEQLKRLLTSDERPGGEGPPSAATTAATTATTGTDTGAPPAPPVVSASAPASPTAPQEFPDPQHRPEPGGQAGHPPIPPEGPGAPAPSEPLPQPAPPAAGDASRLAEIAGQLAEVELLLRDAKGSDKERLADRIAELEASVGRLMVSRGT, from the coding sequence ATGACGACCACACCCGACACCTCATCCAGCATCCTCATCGTCGACGACATGGAGGAGAACCTGGTCGCGCTGGAGGCCGTTCTGGGCTCCCTCACCCAGAAAGTGGTCCGGGCGCGCTCCGGCGAAGAGGCCCTCAAGGCCATGCTCCGCGAGGAGTTCGCGGTGGTGCTCATCGATGTGCTGATGCCGGGCATGAACGGCTTCGAGACCGCCGCCAACATCAAGGGCCTCGACCAGACCAAGGACGTCCCGATCATTCTGCTCACCGGCGCCTCGGTCGACCCCAACTACGCCTACCGCGGCTACACGGTCGGCGCCGCCGATTTCCTCATCAAGCCCTTCGACCCCTGGCTGCTGCGCACCAAGGTGAACGTCTTCCTGGACCTGCACCGCAAGAACCGCCAGCTGGCCGCCCAGGCCGAGCAGTTGAAACGCCTGCTGACCTCGGACGAACGCCCTGGCGGCGAGGGTCCGCCATCCGCCGCCACGACCGCCGCGACCACGGCCACGACCGGAACGGATACGGGCGCGCCCCCGGCCCCGCCCGTGGTGTCGGCTTCGGCTCCGGCCTCGCCCACGGCCCCCCAGGAGTTCCCGGATCCGCAGCACCGCCCGGAGCCGGGAGGGCAGGCCGGGCATCCCCCCATTCCCCCGGAGGGCCCCGGCGCCCCGGCGCCGTCCGAGCCGCTCCCGCAGCCGGCGCCTCCCGCCGCGGGCGACGCGTCCCGCCTCGCGGAAATCGCCGGCCAGCTCGCCGAGGTGGAACTCCTCCTGCGTGACGCAAAAGGCTCCGACAAGGAGCGCCTTGCCGACCGCATCGCCGAATTGGAGGCATCGGTGGGGAGGCTGATGGTGAGCCGGGGGACCTGA
- a CDS encoding ATP-binding protein, whose protein sequence is MNQEIAEYKLQFKVQLSATRRGARLARLLATEELRSWGLPFESPAHVIAELATNAATHGRVPGRDFRLAVLSDADTLRIEVTDARGDRLPARHVQGVRDSGHGLVVVDALADRWGTCRGPFPCKTVWAEFDLPMWG, encoded by the coding sequence ATGAATCAGGAAATCGCCGAGTACAAGCTCCAGTTCAAGGTCCAGCTGTCCGCCACCCGCCGGGGCGCCCGTCTGGCGCGACTGCTGGCGACAGAGGAGCTGCGGTCCTGGGGCCTGCCGTTCGAGTCCCCGGCTCATGTCATCGCCGAGTTGGCCACGAACGCCGCCACGCACGGGCGTGTACCGGGCCGGGACTTCCGTCTCGCCGTGCTGTCTGACGCGGACACGCTCCGTATCGAGGTGACGGATGCACGTGGCGACCGGCTTCCGGCCCGGCACGTCCAGGGCGTACGGGACTCGGGCCACGGCCTGGTGGTGGTCGACGCCCTCGCCGACCGCTGGGGTACCTGTCGGGGCCCGTTCCCCTGCAAGACGGTGTGGGCGGAATTCGACCTGCCGATGTGGGGCTGA
- a CDS encoding SpoIIE family protein phosphatase — protein MSRKGLPANQLAAAGARKFVRALLTERAAAPPATAGPGSAAINAELIHDAVLLTSELVTNAVMYAGTEIDVTCRLEHDQASPDGDGERRPARLGLVMEVSDRHPARRVRGGVDARTGEPGYGLQLVSALAESWGVTYRKSVKTVWFRLESTEGEPGTIASTFRPEARAAEPPVRPAQPAAPRGRPHGYAAEWADRGGPSFLAETSELLAGQLDQDMVTALAAQLLVPRLADWCAIWLTTEGGSMQLSRVWHVDERRIAPLRADLELDPPADLIRTAGTPWPWPECAGATSSGGSALAFPLVARDTDQGMLLLGRAGHLQMTDTVVRMVEDVARRVAQAVYTARQYTRQTTISLALQRRQLPATLASIPGVDTAIVYEPHGEGQTVGGDFYDVFPMGDRRWCFLLGDVQGKDPEAMSVTGLARHLVRLLAREGHGVESVLGRLNLAMAEESAEAVELGGEQASSRFLSLLYGELEVDPGAPGARCTVATAGHPPPLHMFVDGTVEAASEPQMLLGIDEGTEFQASSFALAPGETLLCVTDGVTERRCGNWQLDDNDGLIEVVRDGMGLGAKALAEHVRRAAHDFGTGPVEDDLSVLVLQAVTPVADRRP, from the coding sequence GTGTCCCGGAAAGGGCTGCCCGCGAACCAGCTCGCGGCCGCCGGCGCCCGGAAATTCGTGCGCGCGCTGCTCACCGAACGGGCGGCGGCACCACCCGCCACGGCAGGGCCTGGCTCGGCGGCGATCAACGCGGAGCTCATCCACGACGCCGTCCTGCTCACCAGCGAGCTGGTCACCAATGCCGTGATGTACGCCGGTACCGAGATCGATGTGACCTGCCGGCTGGAGCACGACCAGGCGTCCCCCGACGGCGACGGGGAGCGCCGCCCGGCCAGGCTGGGCCTGGTGATGGAGGTCTCCGACCGCCACCCCGCCCGGCGCGTACGCGGTGGGGTGGACGCCCGCACCGGAGAGCCGGGATACGGCCTGCAGCTGGTGAGCGCGCTGGCGGAGTCGTGGGGCGTGACCTACCGCAAGTCGGTGAAGACCGTGTGGTTCCGGCTGGAGTCCACCGAGGGCGAGCCCGGAACGATCGCCTCCACGTTCCGGCCCGAGGCACGGGCCGCGGAGCCTCCGGTGCGTCCGGCCCAGCCCGCTGCCCCGCGCGGCCGCCCGCACGGGTACGCCGCCGAGTGGGCGGACCGGGGCGGCCCGTCTTTCCTCGCCGAGACCAGCGAACTGCTGGCCGGGCAGCTCGACCAGGACATGGTCACCGCGCTCGCCGCCCAGCTGCTGGTGCCCCGGCTCGCCGACTGGTGCGCGATCTGGCTGACCACCGAAGGCGGCAGCATGCAGCTGTCCCGGGTCTGGCATGTCGATGAGCGGCGGATCGCCCCGCTCCGCGCCGACCTGGAGCTGGACCCGCCGGCCGACCTCATCCGCACCGCCGGTACCCCCTGGCCCTGGCCGGAGTGCGCCGGCGCGACCTCCTCGGGCGGGTCCGCGCTGGCCTTCCCCCTGGTCGCCCGGGACACCGACCAGGGGATGCTGCTGCTCGGCCGGGCGGGACACCTCCAGATGACCGACACCGTGGTGCGGATGGTCGAGGATGTGGCGCGCCGGGTCGCACAGGCCGTGTACACCGCCCGGCAGTACACCCGGCAGACCACGATCAGCCTGGCGCTCCAGCGACGGCAGCTGCCCGCGACGCTCGCCAGCATCCCCGGCGTCGACACGGCGATCGTCTACGAGCCGCACGGCGAGGGCCAGACCGTCGGCGGCGACTTCTACGACGTCTTCCCGATGGGCGACCGCCGCTGGTGCTTCCTGCTCGGGGACGTACAGGGCAAGGACCCGGAGGCGATGTCCGTCACCGGTCTGGCCCGCCACCTGGTGCGGCTGCTGGCCCGCGAGGGCCATGGCGTCGAGTCGGTGCTCGGCAGGCTGAACCTGGCCATGGCCGAGGAGAGCGCGGAGGCGGTGGAACTGGGCGGCGAACAGGCCAGCTCCCGCTTCCTGAGCCTGCTCTACGGCGAGCTGGAGGTCGATCCGGGCGCACCCGGGGCCCGCTGCACGGTCGCCACCGCCGGCCATCCGCCGCCGCTGCACATGTTCGTCGACGGCACCGTCGAGGCGGCCTCCGAACCCCAGATGCTGCTCGGCATCGACGAGGGCACCGAATTCCAGGCCAGCTCCTTCGCCCTCGCCCCGGGCGAGACGCTGCTGTGCGTGACCGACGGTGTCACCGAACGCCGTTGCGGGAACTGGCAGTTGGACGACAACGACGGTCTGATCGAGGTGGTGCGGGACGGTATGGGGCTGGGAGCCAAGGCCCTTGCCGAGCACGTACGGCGTGCCGCGCACGACTTCGGTACCGGCCCGGTCGAGGACGATCTGTCAGTGCTGGTCCTCCAGGCGGTGACCCCGGTGGCCGATCGGCGCCCGTGA
- a CDS encoding HAMP domain-containing protein: MNAVRDGDFTAHVESLPDGGSTDGVLADMAGVFNQITARNAHLASELQRVRSEIIRQGRLDERISASPGQGTWTSNIDAANTVLEALVVPLAKATRVLDAVADGDLTQRVDLHDGNRQLRGDLRRLGNGVNRMVDQLSLFTGEVTRVAREVGTEGRLGGRAKVQGLSGDWLHVTEAVNTMASRLTAQVRDIAVVTTAVATGDLTQQVTVEATGELLELKLTVNKMVDQLRAFADEVTRVAREVGTEGQLGGRAQVRGVSGVWKDLTDNVNFMASNLTWQVRNIAQVTTAVANGDLSQKITVDARGEILELKSTINTMVDQLSAFADEVTRVAREVGTEGRLGGRAQVRGVSGVWKDLTESVNFMADNLTSQVRNIALVATAVAEGDLGKTITVEAKGEILELKSTINTMVDQLSAFADEVTRVAREVGTEGNLGGQAQVRDVSGVWKDLTDNVNFMALNLTSQVRNIAQVTTAVANGDLSKKIDVDARGEILELKETVNTMVQQLRAFADEVTRVAREVGTEGRLGGRAQVHGVSGVWKNLTDNVNFMADNLTSQVRNIAQVATAVAKGDLSKKIDVDARGEILELKTTINTMVDTLSSFSSEVTRVAREVGSEGQLGGQARVEGVYGTWKRLTTSVNELALNLTTQVRAIAEVASAVTQGDMSGSITVDAQGEVAALKNNVNLMVANLRETTRAKDWLESNLARIASLMQGHRDLVEVADLILRELTPLVNAQFGAFFLAEAGAEPGEGLELIAGYGTGQPEGRRSLPRLRLGTPGWGLITQAAMEKKRIVVEAVPPDYITISSGLGAAAPASIVILPILFEDQVLGVIELASFSRFSDVHLAFIDQFVNTIGVSINTIIANSRTESLLSESQRLTAELRQRSDELQLTNAELEEKAALLATSSQYKSEFLANMSHELRTPLNSLLVLSRLLADNPDGRLSPQEVEFAVTIHRAGSDLLQLINDILDLSKIEAGRMDVHPKTLPLIKLLDYVRATFRPLTVDRGLTFDVTVGENVPKELFSDEQRLQQILRNLLSNAVKFTSTGGVELIVQRVPGTDFEEESLRTADDVIALSVKDTGIGISPEKLDGIFEAFQQSDGTTNRKYGGTGLGLSISRDMAALLGGRIIAESEPGVGSTFTLYVPARYTGPFPAPSPTAATRPADSTAQSGPVLAEQLTAKPAPQQSTPAGDLFPAPAERELTPAAGEHSADGTAVTWPETTRLKDWLSGRAGEVLAKRRILIVDDDIRNVFALTHVLGRVGISVKYAENGREGLEVLDRTPDVSLVLMDIMMPEMDGYEMIKAIRHAPRFAELPVIALTAKAMPGDREKAIESGANDYIPKPVDVDRLLTVICRLLDPEHADCSPHPDPENPDNSPAADGSGDQDDQDDQDDQGTTGQES, from the coding sequence ATGAACGCGGTGCGCGACGGGGATTTCACCGCGCATGTGGAGAGCCTGCCGGACGGCGGCTCCACCGACGGTGTGCTGGCCGACATGGCCGGCGTCTTCAACCAGATCACCGCCCGCAACGCCCATCTCGCCTCCGAGCTCCAACGCGTCCGCAGCGAGATCATCCGGCAGGGCCGGCTGGACGAGCGGATCTCCGCGAGCCCCGGCCAGGGGACCTGGACGTCGAACATCGACGCGGCCAACACCGTGCTCGAAGCGCTGGTGGTACCGCTCGCCAAGGCCACCCGGGTACTGGACGCGGTGGCCGACGGCGATCTGACCCAGCGGGTCGATCTGCACGACGGCAACCGCCAGCTCCGCGGCGATCTCCGCCGCCTGGGCAACGGCGTCAACCGCATGGTCGACCAGCTGTCCCTGTTCACCGGCGAGGTCACCCGGGTCGCCCGCGAGGTCGGCACCGAGGGCCGGCTGGGCGGCCGGGCCAAGGTCCAGGGGCTCTCCGGGGACTGGCTCCATGTGACCGAGGCCGTCAACACCATGGCGTCCCGGCTGACCGCGCAGGTGCGGGACATCGCCGTGGTCACCACCGCGGTGGCCACCGGCGACCTGACCCAGCAGGTGACGGTCGAGGCGACCGGTGAGCTGCTGGAGCTGAAGCTCACCGTCAACAAGATGGTGGACCAGCTGCGGGCGTTCGCCGACGAGGTCACCCGCGTCGCCCGCGAGGTCGGCACCGAAGGCCAGCTGGGCGGCCGGGCGCAGGTCAGAGGCGTCTCCGGGGTCTGGAAGGACCTCACCGACAACGTCAACTTCATGGCGTCCAACCTGACCTGGCAGGTCCGCAACATCGCCCAGGTGACCACGGCCGTGGCCAACGGCGACCTGAGCCAGAAGATCACCGTGGACGCGCGGGGCGAGATCCTCGAACTGAAGTCGACGATCAACACGATGGTCGACCAGCTCTCCGCCTTCGCCGACGAGGTCACCCGCGTCGCCCGCGAGGTCGGCACCGAAGGCCGGCTGGGTGGCCGGGCGCAGGTCAGAGGCGTCTCCGGGGTCTGGAAGGACCTCACCGAGAGCGTCAACTTCATGGCCGACAACCTGACGTCCCAGGTGCGCAACATCGCACTGGTCGCCACCGCCGTCGCGGAGGGCGACCTCGGCAAGACGATCACCGTCGAAGCCAAGGGCGAGATCCTGGAGCTGAAGTCGACGATCAACACGATGGTCGACCAGCTCTCCGCCTTCGCCGACGAGGTCACCCGCGTCGCCCGCGAGGTCGGCACGGAAGGGAACCTGGGCGGTCAGGCGCAGGTCAGGGACGTCTCCGGGGTCTGGAAGGACCTCACCGACAACGTCAACTTCATGGCGCTCAACCTGACGTCCCAGGTCCGCAACATCGCCCAGGTGACCACGGCCGTGGCCAACGGCGACCTGTCCAAGAAGATCGATGTCGACGCCCGCGGCGAGATCCTGGAGCTGAAGGAGACCGTCAACACGATGGTCCAGCAGCTGCGGGCCTTCGCGGACGAGGTCACCAGGGTCGCCCGCGAGGTCGGCACCGAGGGCCGGCTGGGCGGCCGGGCGCAGGTCCATGGCGTCTCCGGCGTCTGGAAGAACCTCACCGACAACGTCAACTTCATGGCGGACAACCTGACCTCCCAGGTCCGCAACATCGCCCAGGTCGCCACCGCCGTGGCCAAGGGCGATCTGTCCAAGAAGATCGACGTCGACGCCCGCGGCGAGATCCTGGAGCTGAAGACGACGATCAACACGATGGTCGACACCCTCTCCTCGTTCTCGTCCGAGGTGACCCGGGTGGCCCGCGAGGTCGGCAGCGAGGGCCAGCTCGGCGGTCAGGCCCGGGTCGAGGGCGTCTACGGCACCTGGAAGCGGCTGACCACCAGCGTCAACGAGCTGGCGCTGAACCTGACAACGCAGGTCCGGGCGATCGCCGAGGTGGCCAGCGCGGTCACCCAGGGCGATATGTCCGGCTCGATCACCGTGGACGCCCAGGGCGAGGTCGCCGCCCTGAAGAACAACGTCAACCTGATGGTCGCCAACCTCCGCGAGACCACCCGCGCCAAGGACTGGCTGGAGTCCAACCTGGCCCGTATCGCCAGCCTGATGCAGGGCCACCGCGACCTGGTCGAGGTCGCGGATCTGATCCTGCGCGAGCTGACCCCGCTGGTGAACGCGCAGTTCGGCGCGTTCTTCCTGGCCGAAGCGGGCGCCGAGCCGGGTGAGGGCCTGGAGCTGATCGCCGGTTACGGCACCGGCCAGCCCGAAGGCCGCCGTTCGCTGCCGCGGCTGCGGCTGGGCACCCCCGGCTGGGGCCTGATCACCCAGGCCGCCATGGAGAAGAAGCGCATCGTCGTCGAGGCCGTGCCGCCGGACTACATCACCATCAGCTCCGGACTGGGCGCCGCGGCCCCGGCCAGCATCGTCATCCTGCCGATCCTCTTCGAGGACCAGGTGCTGGGCGTCATCGAGCTGGCCTCGTTCAGCCGCTTCAGCGACGTCCACCTCGCCTTCATCGACCAGTTCGTGAACACCATCGGCGTCTCGATCAACACCATCATCGCCAACTCCCGTACGGAATCCCTGCTTTCGGAATCCCAGCGGCTGACCGCCGAGCTCCGTCAGCGCTCCGACGAACTCCAGCTGACGAACGCCGAGCTGGAGGAGAAGGCGGCCCTGCTCGCGACCTCCTCCCAGTACAAGTCGGAATTCCTGGCGAACATGTCGCACGAGCTGCGCACCCCGCTGAATTCCCTGCTGGTGCTCTCCCGGCTGCTCGCCGACAACCCCGACGGCCGGCTCTCCCCGCAGGAGGTGGAGTTCGCCGTCACCATCCACCGCGCGGGCTCCGACCTGCTCCAGCTCATCAACGACATCCTGGACCTGTCGAAGATCGAGGCCGGCCGGATGGACGTCCACCCCAAGACCCTGCCGCTGATCAAACTGCTCGACTACGTCCGCGCCACCTTCCGGCCCCTCACCGTCGACCGCGGCCTCACCTTCGACGTCACGGTCGGCGAAAACGTCCCCAAGGAACTCTTCTCCGACGAACAACGCCTCCAGCAGATCCTCCGCAACCTCCTGTCCAACGCGGTGAAGTTCACCTCCACCGGCGGGGTGGAACTCATCGTCCAGCGGGTACCGGGCACGGATTTCGAAGAGGAATCCCTCCGCACCGCCGACGATGTCATCGCCCTCTCCGTCAAGGACACCGGCATCGGCATCTCACCGGAGAAACTCGACGGCATCTTCGAGGCGTTCCAGCAGTCCGACGGCACCACCAACCGCAAATACGGCGGCACCGGCCTCGGCCTCTCCATCAGCCGCGATATGGCCGCACTGCTCGGCGGCCGGATCATCGCCGAGAGCGAGCCGGGCGTCGGCTCGACCTTCACCCTGTATGTGCCCGCGCGCTACACCGGCCCCTTCCCCGCACCGAGCCCGACCGCCGCCACCCGCCCCGCGGACAGCACCGCACAGTCCGGTCCCGTCCTGGCCGAACAGCTCACGGCCAAGCCCGCACCCCAGCAGAGCACACCGGCCGGTGACCTCTTCCCCGCCCCGGCGGAGCGGGAGCTGACCCCTGCCGCGGGCGAGCACTCCGCCGACGGCACCGCCGTCACCTGGCCCGAAACCACCCGCCTCAAGGACTGGCTCAGCGGACGCGCCGGCGAGGTGCTCGCCAAGCGCCGCATCCTCATCGTCGACGACGACATCCGCAATGTCTTCGCGCTCACACACGTATTGGGCCGGGTCGGCATCAGCGTGAAGTACGCCGAGAACGGCCGCGAGGGCCTGGAAGTGCTCGACCGGACACCCGATGTCTCGCTGGTGCTGATGGACATCATGATGCCCGAAATGGATGGTTACGAGATGATCAAGGCGATCCGTCACGCACCTAGATTCGCGGAGCTGCCGGTCATCGCGCTCACCGCGAAGGCCATGCCGGGCGACCGCGAAAAGGCCATCGAGAGCGGGGCCAACGACTACATCCCCAAGCCGGTGGATGTGGACCGGCTGCTGACCGTGATCTGCCGCCTCCTCGACCCGGAGCACGCCGATTGCTCGCCGCACCCTGACCCCGAGAACCCCGACAACTCCCCTGCCGCCGACGGCAGCGGCGACCAGGACGACCAGGATGACCAGGACGACCAGGGAACGACGGGGCAGGAATCATGA
- a CDS encoding TetR/AcrR family transcriptional regulator, whose product MPVDKKQPIPSVWTRPQRRKREQPALSRSQIVAEAVRLLDEEGIDALSLRRLGTRLNAGATSFYSHVTNKDELIELVVDEVYGEIEVPDAEGREGWRGAAGGCADSLRAAMLRHPWMASVLGGVGAAYLGPNMMRISEAMVGMFRTAGFPADEADAAVSTLTAYVIGMAVSEAAWLTLLARGGESEQEWMERLLPAAEEAAQGHPQLQEQYAALREKDPRETRDAKFAYGLQRVLDGLAVRIDRTGG is encoded by the coding sequence ATGCCGGTCGACAAGAAGCAGCCGATCCCGTCGGTGTGGACGCGCCCGCAGCGCCGCAAGCGGGAGCAGCCCGCGCTCAGCCGGAGCCAGATCGTGGCGGAGGCCGTCCGGCTGCTCGACGAGGAGGGCATCGACGCCCTGAGCCTGCGGCGCCTCGGCACCCGTCTGAATGCCGGGGCCACGTCCTTCTACTCCCACGTGACCAACAAGGACGAGCTGATCGAACTGGTCGTGGACGAGGTCTACGGCGAGATCGAGGTGCCGGACGCCGAGGGCCGGGAGGGCTGGCGCGGTGCCGCCGGCGGCTGCGCCGACAGCCTGCGGGCGGCGATGCTGCGGCACCCGTGGATGGCGTCCGTGCTCGGCGGCGTGGGCGCGGCGTACCTCGGGCCGAACATGATGCGGATCTCCGAGGCCATGGTCGGCATGTTCCGCACGGCGGGCTTCCCCGCGGACGAGGCGGATGCCGCCGTGAGCACCCTGACCGCGTACGTCATCGGCATGGCCGTCAGCGAGGCCGCCTGGCTGACGCTGCTCGCCCGCGGCGGCGAGAGCGAACAGGAGTGGATGGAGCGCCTGTTGCCGGCCGCCGAGGAGGCCGCCCAGGGGCACCCCCAATTGCAGGAGCAGTACGCCGCCCTACGGGAAAAGGACCCCCGCGAGACGCGCGACGCCAAATTCGCCTACGGCCTTCAGCGGGTGCTCGACGGGCTGGCCGTCCGTATCGACCGTACGGGCGGATAG